DNA sequence from the Coffea eugenioides isolate CCC68of chromosome 9, Ceug_1.0, whole genome shotgun sequence genome:
AAATATTAATTCATCACAACTGACTTTCTGACAATTGCGTCTCAACGCACCAAGAAAATCCACAAAATCTGTTAATGTTCCCACGGCTCTTTAATTGCAACATTTCGGCCTTTATTCAGCAATCAAGAAACGAGGTTTAGCTTCACAATTTGGAATGAATGATCTACGGTTTATCCATGGTTTACTTTTGTTTCTTTGCCTTGTTGTTCTATCTTCAGCTGAGACTAGATTTCCAATGGCGAAGCCAGGATGCAATGATACTTGTGGAAATGTGACAATTCCATACCCATTTGGGATTGGCCCTGACTGTGCTCTCAATGAAGCATACAACATAATCTGTACGGATGTCTCTGGCGATTCCATCCATGGTTTAAGGCCATATCTGGGGCTTCAACCGGGACAAAGTTCCCAAACAACCATGGAGGTGCTGGGAATCTCCCTGAGTGACCAAACTGTAACCATCAATTATCCAGTTTCTCAAATCTGCTCTGTGAACGGGTCAACGGTTGATACGGCCTTGATGGATACTTTCCTTGCTAAAGTTCCTTTCTATGTTTCTAGAGAACATAACAAGCTGATGCTTCTTGGCTGTGGTAATGCTCTCCTCAAATTGATAAATGGCGGTCCGCAGATCTTGTCTGGTTGCACCTCAATGTGTAACAGCACCATGATAACCGGTTGCTATGGTATCAATTGTTGTCAGGCAAGCATTCCATACTACCTCAGCCAATACAGTTTGCGCTTAACAGCCTCTCAGAACTTTACATCTAGCACCTGTGCTTATGCCTTCTTGGTTGACCAAAACTGGAAGTTAGAGAGTTATATCAACCCTCCAAAAGTACTTCTGGTTCATGCTCCTGTTGTTTGGTCCTGGCCCCTTAATCATTCTGAAATCGTTACCATCTCAGGTTGCAGTCCCAGAATAAGCTCCCTTGAGTTAGAATCCAGCACCATTCCCACTTATCAGTGTGAATGCAGCACCTTAGGAGATGATACGTGGTTTTACCAAGTCAATCCATACTTAGATGGTGCCTGCAAACATGGTAAGTTTTCTAGAGAGTGGATCGTTTCTGTAATAAATTTTTCCTCCCTACCATGTTTTCCTTTCTGACCTTTCTCtaaaaatttgtttcttttgaatcttgtttctttttgaagCCATTTCGGAAATCAGTGGCAAGGGGAACAGAAAAGCGATTATTACTGGTAAGCCATCCATTCTTTCTGTAACTTCCATTTCTTATACTAAGAAAATTAGTCGGAAAATGGTCTTCATTTCAACTGTTGTTTGAAGTTATCTTTTGTAGTGATGGTGTTGCACATGATGATAAGGTGTCTGTTATGTGTGTATAGACTCTGATATTTAGTATTAACCTAATCAAGAATTTACACAGGTACTACCGTAGGAGCTGGCATGTTGATTCTTTTGATCACTGCCTTTTGTTTGTACAACGTAGTCAAGAAGATGTACAAAAATAAGCGCAAAGAGAAGTTTTATAGAAGAATGTTAAGACAGCAGTTATCTGCAGAGGATATTGAAAATGCAAAGCTTTTCACTGCTAATGAATTAAGCAAGGCCACTGACAACTTCAATGAAAATCGAATACTCGGTCAAGGTGGTCAAGGTACAGTATATAAAGGGATGTTAAATGATGGAAAGATAGTAGCAATCAAAAAGGCAAAAAATGTGAATGACAGCCGCTTTGAGGAATTTGTCAATGAGTTAGTCATTCTGTTGCAAGTTAATCATAGGAATGTGGTAAAACTCCTAGGCTGCTGTTTGCAAAGTGAAGTCCCCCTACTAGTTTATGAATTCATCCCCAATGGAACCCTTTACAGTCTAATTCATAGCCAGAATGATGATGAGTTCCCATTCACCTGGAACTTGAGACTAAGAATAGCCACAGAGATAGCAGGAGCATTGGCATATCTGCACTCAGATATTTCAGTTCCCATCTTACACAGAGATATCAAATCCAGCAATATACTTTTGGATGAAAAATACATTGCCAAAGTATCTGATTTTGGAACTTCAAGGTCTATTGAAGTCGATCAAACTCATTTAACCACACGTGTTCAAGGGACTTTTGGCTATATGGATCCAGAATACTTTTTGACAAGCCAATACACAGAGAAAAGTGATGTATACAGCTTCGGGGTTGTTCTTGTTGAGCTACTAACAAGACAAAAGCCAGTATCTTGCATACAAACAGGAGAAGATGTTAGCTTGAGTTTGGCAGACAGGTTTCTGAAATCCCTGAATCAGAATTCCCTCGGGACAATTCTTGATCCTGAACTTGCTGATGAGAGAAATGAAGAAGAGGTCATTGTTGTTGCTAAGCTCGCACAACGATGCCTAAACTCTAACGCGAAAGCAAGGCCAACAATGAAGGAAACGCATAGGGAGTTGGAAAGCGTGAAATCATCCAAAGGGGATTCAGCAATTCATGCAAAATTTCACAATCCAAGTTGTGTTGGGGAAGAAGCTGTTGGGATATCTGATAGTACATGTTATACATGGACAACATCAAGTGATCCCGTTGAGTCACCTTCAGATGCTTACCCTTTCATGTATAAAACAGTATAATTGAGGACTCCCACTCTACTTTGCAGTAATGCATTTAGGTTCAGCAATATGATACTGATCCCTATTAAGTTGCAAGCCAGTGAGGATCTTCTCTTGACTGCATGTATGCATTAAGTATCACTTTTACTGCATGACTGCACCACATAAAGTAGAATGAATCTTTGTAGACTTTAATTTTGGTAAATTACTTATAACTCCCTGTGATTTTACATAATACTAGGTGACCCCTCCTAAGGTTTTAAAATAGCCACATAACCCTACTATGATTTTGTGTAAAGTGGAATATGGATAAAATGCGCAATCAGTTATGGCATTTATAGCAAACGTACTTTTAAAAGCGCGTGTAATAAAATCTTAATTTACATGTAACCCTCTTAT
Encoded proteins:
- the LOC113783410 gene encoding wall-associated receptor kinase-like 1; translation: MNDLRFIHGLLLFLCLVVLSSAETRFPMAKPGCNDTCGNVTIPYPFGIGPDCALNEAYNIICTDVSGDSIHGLRPYLGLQPGQSSQTTMEVLGISLSDQTVTINYPVSQICSVNGSTVDTALMDTFLAKVPFYVSREHNKLMLLGCGNALLKLINGGPQILSGCTSMCNSTMITGCYGINCCQASIPYYLSQYSLRLTASQNFTSSTCAYAFLVDQNWKLESYINPPKVLLVHAPVVWSWPLNHSEIVTISGCSPRISSLELESSTIPTYQCECSTLGDDTWFYQVNPYLDGACKHAISEISGKGNRKAIITGTTVGAGMLILLITAFCLYNVVKKMYKNKRKEKFYRRMLRQQLSAEDIENAKLFTANELSKATDNFNENRILGQGGQGTVYKGMLNDGKIVAIKKAKNVNDSRFEEFVNELVILLQVNHRNVVKLLGCCLQSEVPLLVYEFIPNGTLYSLIHSQNDDEFPFTWNLRLRIATEIAGALAYLHSDISVPILHRDIKSSNILLDEKYIAKVSDFGTSRSIEVDQTHLTTRVQGTFGYMDPEYFLTSQYTEKSDVYSFGVVLVELLTRQKPVSCIQTGEDVSLSLADRFLKSLNQNSLGTILDPELADERNEEEVIVVAKLAQRCLNSNAKARPTMKETHRELESVKSSKGDSAIHAKFHNPSCVGEEAVGISDSTCYTWTTSSDPVESPSDAYPFMYKTV